A genome region from Gallus gallus isolate bGalGal1 chromosome 9, bGalGal1.mat.broiler.GRCg7b, whole genome shotgun sequence includes the following:
- the LIPH gene encoding lipase member H isoform X1: MLWLCVTFFCLLYGVKTDPKETCPAFTVLSFSSALIGTDLEVKLMLYTRQNEDCAEELNSTASKYLDLTKKTTFIIHGYRPTGSAPVWIPDLVHLLLSEEDMNIIVVDWNRGATTIIYSNASRNGKKVAEILKKFMDEMLINGASLDSIHMIGVSLGAHISGLVGQMFGGQLGRITGLDPAGPLYRGKPPSERLDPTDAQFVDVIHSDTDGLGYADALGHVDFYPNGGTDQPGCPPTVFAGLKYFKCDHQRSVFLFMASLKKSCNITAYPCESYRSYRRGKCTSCETFQPMPCPILGYYAHKWKSHLTQQSHPVTNMYFDTADEEPFCLYHYFVDIVTWNKGTRRGMLSVVLADGTGKKAESRVNHEAAAFQQYNHISLLVGFNQDFENITRISMTFSTGSVIGPKFKLRILQMRFRSLSNPESQGVNSALHARTEIPELCLTTEVISLC, from the exons atgctgtggctgtgtgtcACGTTCTTCTGCCTTTTGTATGGGGTGAAAACAG ATCCCAAGGAGACATGCCCTGCTTTCACCGTGCTCAGCTTCAGCAGCGCCTTGATAGGGACCGACCTGGAAGTGAAGCTGATGCTGTACACCAGGCAGAATGAAGACTGTGCTGAAGAGCTCAATTCGACAGCCTCCAAGTATCTCGATCTGACCAAGAAGACCACCTTCATTATCCATGGATACCGGCCCACAGGCTCAGCCCCAGTCTGGATCCCTGACCTGGTGCATCTCCTGCTTTCCGAAGAGGACATGAACATCATTGTTGTGGACTGGAACCGAGGGGCAACTACTATCATCTACAGTAATGCTTCCAGAAATGGCAAGAAAGTTGCTGAGATTCTGAAGAAATTTATGGATGAAATGTTG ATTAACGGCGCGTCGCTTGACTCCATTCACATGATAGGAGTAAGCCTGGGAGCACACATCTCTGGCCTTGTGGGACAGATGTTTGGTGGTCAGCTGGGAAGGATCACAG GCCTCGACCCAGCGGGCCCCCTGTACAGAGGAAAGCCACCCAGTGAGAGGTTGGACCCTACTGATGCACAGTTTGTTGATGTCATCCACTCGGACACCGATG GACTGGGCTATGCAGACGCCCTCGGCCACGTTGACTTCTACCCCAATGGTGGCACCGACCAGCCAGGCTGCCCGCCGACAGTATTTGCTG GATTGAAGTACTTTAAATGTGACCACCAGAGGTCTGTTTTCCTGTTCATGGCATCCCTGAAAAAGAGCTGCAATATCACGGCGTACCCATGTGAGTCATACAGGAGCTACAGGAGGGGGAAATGTACCAGCTGCGAAACCTTCCAGCCCATGCCATGCCCCATCCTAG GCTATTACGCCCACAAGTGGAAAAGCCATTTAACACAGCAGAGCCACCCAGTGACAAACATGTATTTTGATACCGCGGACGAAGAGCCATTTTGCC TCTACCACTACTTTGTGGACATCGTTACGTGGAACAAAGGCACCAGGAGGGGCATGCTCAGCGTGGTGTTAGCTGATGGCACTGGGAAGAAAGCGGAATCCAGAGTTAACCA CGaagctgcagccttccagcagtACAACCACATCAGTTTGCTCGTTGGATTCAACCAGGATTTTGAAAACATAACAAGGATTTCCATGACGTTTTCCACGGGATCTGTCATCGGCCCCAAATTCAAGCTCAGGATTCTCCAGATGAGGTTCCGCTCACTCAGCAACCCGGAGAG CCAGGGAGTAAATTCTGCCTTGCACGCACGCACAGAGATCCCCGAGCTCTGCCTGACCACAGAGGTTATCTCACTGTGTTGA
- the TMEM41A gene encoding transmembrane protein 41A isoform 1 (isoform 1 is encoded by transcript variant 1) — MWRRPAGLLLVFAGSTAALWLLSARLGAGRTGRPLRFPSDLEELRELAEALRDYERRHRGAAVALFCAAYLYKQSFAIPGSSLLNVLAGALFGPWVGLALCSALTSVGATCCYLLSAAFGKRVVVRCFPDKVALLQGKVEENRSCLFFFLLFLRLFPMTPNWFLNLSAPILNIPLSQFFFSVLIGLTPYNFICVQTGAILSQINSLDAIFSWDTLLKLLLMAMAALVPGTLIKKYSKKHLKLDEDEHAPLLNGKKSM, encoded by the exons ATGTGGCGGCGGCCGGccgggctgctgctggtgttcGCGGGCTCCACCGCCGCGCTGTGGCTGCTGTCGGCGCGGCTGGGCGCGGGGCGGACGGGCAG GCCGCTGCGCTTCCCCTCGGACCTGGAGGAGCTGCGGGAGCTGGCCGAGGCGCTGCGGGACTACGAGCGGCGGCACCGCGGCGCGGCTGTGGCTCTGTTCTGCGCCGCCTACCTCTACAAGCAGAGCTTCGCCATCCCCGGCTCCAGCCTGCTG AACGTTCTGGCCGGAGCGCTGTTCGGGCCGTGGGTCGGGCTGGCGCTCTGCTCCGCCCTGACGTCCGTGGGAGCCACCTGCTGCTACCTGCTGTCCGCAGCCTTCGGGAAGCGCGTGGTGGTGCGGTGCTTCCCCGACAAagtggctctgctgcagggaaag GTCGAAGAGAACAGGAGctgcctgtttttcttcctgttgttcCTGAGGCTGTTCCCCATGACACCAAACTGGTTTCTGAATCTCTCAGCTCCCATCCTGAACATCCCCCTGTCCCAGTTCTTCTTCTCCGTTCTCATCG GTCTTACACCCTATAACTTCATCTGTGTACAGACAGGAGCCATTCTGTCACAAATCAACTCTCTGGATGCCATTTTCTCTTGGGACACGCTGCTCAAACTGCTTCTGATGGCTATGGCAGCATTGGTACCGGGGACTCTGATCAAGAAGTACAGCAAGAAGCACTTAAAGCTAGATGAAGACGAGCACGCTCCGTTACTCAATGGCAAAAAGAGCATGTGA
- the TMEM41A gene encoding transmembrane protein 41A isoform 2 (isoform 2 is encoded by transcript variant 2): MWRRPAGLLLVFAGSTAALWLLSARLGAGRTGRPLRFPSDLEELRELAEALRDYERRHRGAAVALFCAAYLYKQSFAIPGSSLLNVLAGALFGPWVGLALCSALTSVGATCCYLLSAAFGKRVVVRCFPDKVALLQGKVLHPITSSVYRQEPFCHKSTLWMPFSLGTRCSNCF, encoded by the exons ATGTGGCGGCGGCCGGccgggctgctgctggtgttcGCGGGCTCCACCGCCGCGCTGTGGCTGCTGTCGGCGCGGCTGGGCGCGGGGCGGACGGGCAG GCCGCTGCGCTTCCCCTCGGACCTGGAGGAGCTGCGGGAGCTGGCCGAGGCGCTGCGGGACTACGAGCGGCGGCACCGCGGCGCGGCTGTGGCTCTGTTCTGCGCCGCCTACCTCTACAAGCAGAGCTTCGCCATCCCCGGCTCCAGCCTGCTG AACGTTCTGGCCGGAGCGCTGTTCGGGCCGTGGGTCGGGCTGGCGCTCTGCTCCGCCCTGACGTCCGTGGGAGCCACCTGCTGCTACCTGCTGTCCGCAGCCTTCGGGAAGCGCGTGGTGGTGCGGTGCTTCCCCGACAAagtggctctgctgcagggaaag GTCTTACACCCTATAACTTCATCTGTGTACAGACAGGAGCCATTCTGTCACAAATCAACTCTCTGGATGCCATTTTCTCTTGGGACACGCTGCTCAAACTGCTTCTGA
- the LIPH gene encoding lipase member H precursor: MLWLCVTFFCLLYGVKTDPKETCPAFTVLSFSSALIGTDLEVKLMLYTRQNEDCAEELNSTASKYLDLTKKTTFIIHGYRPTGSAPVWIPDLVHLLLSEEDMNIIVVDWNRGATTIIYSNASRNGKKVAEILKKFMDEMLINGASLDSIHMIGVSLGAHISGLVGQMFGGQLGRITGLDPAGPLYRGKPPSERLDPTDAQFVDVIHSDTDGLGYADALGHVDFYPNGGTDQPGCPPTVFAGLKYFKCDHQRSVFLFMASLKKSCNITAYPCESYRSYRRGKCTSCETFQPMPCPILGYYAHKWKSHLTQQSHPVTNMYFDTADEEPFCLYHYFVDIVTWNKGTRRGMLSVVLADGTGKKAESRVNHEAAAFQQYNHISLLVGFNQDFENITRISMTFSTGSVIGPKFKLRILQMRFRSLSNPERPPLCRYDVVLTENAERSFRPIPCAGRRGAAAADG, encoded by the exons atgctgtggctgtgtgtcACGTTCTTCTGCCTTTTGTATGGGGTGAAAACAG ATCCCAAGGAGACATGCCCTGCTTTCACCGTGCTCAGCTTCAGCAGCGCCTTGATAGGGACCGACCTGGAAGTGAAGCTGATGCTGTACACCAGGCAGAATGAAGACTGTGCTGAAGAGCTCAATTCGACAGCCTCCAAGTATCTCGATCTGACCAAGAAGACCACCTTCATTATCCATGGATACCGGCCCACAGGCTCAGCCCCAGTCTGGATCCCTGACCTGGTGCATCTCCTGCTTTCCGAAGAGGACATGAACATCATTGTTGTGGACTGGAACCGAGGGGCAACTACTATCATCTACAGTAATGCTTCCAGAAATGGCAAGAAAGTTGCTGAGATTCTGAAGAAATTTATGGATGAAATGTTG ATTAACGGCGCGTCGCTTGACTCCATTCACATGATAGGAGTAAGCCTGGGAGCACACATCTCTGGCCTTGTGGGACAGATGTTTGGTGGTCAGCTGGGAAGGATCACAG GCCTCGACCCAGCGGGCCCCCTGTACAGAGGAAAGCCACCCAGTGAGAGGTTGGACCCTACTGATGCACAGTTTGTTGATGTCATCCACTCGGACACCGATG GACTGGGCTATGCAGACGCCCTCGGCCACGTTGACTTCTACCCCAATGGTGGCACCGACCAGCCAGGCTGCCCGCCGACAGTATTTGCTG GATTGAAGTACTTTAAATGTGACCACCAGAGGTCTGTTTTCCTGTTCATGGCATCCCTGAAAAAGAGCTGCAATATCACGGCGTACCCATGTGAGTCATACAGGAGCTACAGGAGGGGGAAATGTACCAGCTGCGAAACCTTCCAGCCCATGCCATGCCCCATCCTAG GCTATTACGCCCACAAGTGGAAAAGCCATTTAACACAGCAGAGCCACCCAGTGACAAACATGTATTTTGATACCGCGGACGAAGAGCCATTTTGCC TCTACCACTACTTTGTGGACATCGTTACGTGGAACAAAGGCACCAGGAGGGGCATGCTCAGCGTGGTGTTAGCTGATGGCACTGGGAAGAAAGCGGAATCCAGAGTTAACCA CGaagctgcagccttccagcagtACAACCACATCAGTTTGCTCGTTGGATTCAACCAGGATTTTGAAAACATAACAAGGATTTCCATGACGTTTTCCACGGGATCTGTCATCGGCCCCAAATTCAAGCTCAGGATTCTCCAGATGAGGTTCCGCTCACTCAGCAACCCGGAGAG GCCGCCGCTGTGCCGCTACGACGTGGTGCTGACGGAGAACGCGGAGCGCAGCTTCAGGCCCATCCCGTGCgccgggcggcggggagcggcggcggcggacgGCTGA
- the TMEM41A gene encoding transmembrane protein 41A isoform X1, producing the protein MWRRPAGLLLVFAGSTAALWLLSARLGAGRTGRPLRFPSDLEELRELAEALRDYERRHRGAAVALFCAAYLYKQSFAIPGSSLLVGRRGAALRAAGPRPAVSTPFSSQNVLAGALFGPWVGLALCSALTSVGATCCYLLSAAFGKRVVVRCFPDKVALLQGKVEENRSCLFFFLLFLRLFPMTPNWFLNLSAPILNIPLSQFFFSVLIGLTPYNFICVQTGAILSQINSLDAIFSWDTLLKLLLMAMAALVPGTLIKKYSKKHLKLDEDEHAPLLNGKKSM; encoded by the exons ATGTGGCGGCGGCCGGccgggctgctgctggtgttcGCGGGCTCCACCGCCGCGCTGTGGCTGCTGTCGGCGCGGCTGGGCGCGGGGCGGACGGGCAG GCCGCTGCGCTTCCCCTCGGACCTGGAGGAGCTGCGGGAGCTGGCCGAGGCGCTGCGGGACTACGAGCGGCGGCACCGCGGCGCGGCTGTGGCTCTGTTCTGCGCCGCCTACCTCTACAAGCAGAGCTTCGCCATCCCCGGCTCCAGCCTGCTGGTAgggcgccgcggggccgcgctccgTGCTGCGGGGCCGCGCCCGGCTGTCAGCACGCCGTTTTCCTCACAGAACGTTCTGGCCGGAGCGCTGTTCGGGCCGTGGGTCGGGCTGGCGCTCTGCTCCGCCCTGACGTCCGTGGGAGCCACCTGCTGCTACCTGCTGTCCGCAGCCTTCGGGAAGCGCGTGGTGGTGCGGTGCTTCCCCGACAAagtggctctgctgcagggaaag GTCGAAGAGAACAGGAGctgcctgtttttcttcctgttgttcCTGAGGCTGTTCCCCATGACACCAAACTGGTTTCTGAATCTCTCAGCTCCCATCCTGAACATCCCCCTGTCCCAGTTCTTCTTCTCCGTTCTCATCG GTCTTACACCCTATAACTTCATCTGTGTACAGACAGGAGCCATTCTGTCACAAATCAACTCTCTGGATGCCATTTTCTCTTGGGACACGCTGCTCAAACTGCTTCTGATGGCTATGGCAGCATTGGTACCGGGGACTCTGATCAAGAAGTACAGCAAGAAGCACTTAAAGCTAGATGAAGACGAGCACGCTCCGTTACTCAATGGCAAAAAGAGCATGTGA